Proteins encoded within one genomic window of Gemmatimonadota bacterium:
- a CDS encoding glycosyltransferase family 9 protein, which translates to MNPQEILIVMLSALGDAVHVLPVANALKRAHPGCRITWLIQPVPFRLVETHPAIDCFIVFHRQRGLAGLRSFREAARVLRRRRFDLVLALQVYAKAGILTALARAPVKLGFDRARARDLNWLFTTQRIPVRPAQHVQDQYFEFLEFLAVDPQPVEWGLKLTAEERARQREFFERLGGRACAVVVGASKPEKNWAPERCARLLEALESDYGFRCLLLGGPAPAERAAAQQILQATGAQPVDALGDDVRRLVYLLAGSELVISPDTGPLHIARALDVPVLGLYGYTNPKRTGPYRKYQDLVVDGYARYPGEDYPCSMEWRRGGMGRITVEMVLERVERALGRYLRVHTPARGRTPDS; encoded by the coding sequence TTGAACCCGCAAGAGATCCTGATCGTCATGCTCAGCGCGTTGGGCGATGCGGTGCACGTGCTGCCCGTGGCCAACGCGCTCAAGCGGGCGCATCCGGGTTGTCGCATCACCTGGCTGATCCAGCCCGTGCCCTTCCGGCTGGTCGAGACCCACCCGGCCATCGATTGCTTCATCGTCTTCCACCGCCAACGCGGTCTTGCCGGATTGCGCTCGTTCCGGGAGGCGGCGCGGGTGCTGCGTCGCCGGCGGTTCGACCTGGTGCTGGCGCTTCAGGTGTATGCCAAGGCGGGGATCCTGACCGCGCTGGCGCGCGCGCCGGTCAAGCTGGGGTTCGACCGGGCGCGGGCGCGCGACCTGAATTGGCTGTTCACCACCCAGCGCATCCCGGTGCGGCCGGCCCAGCACGTACAGGATCAGTACTTCGAGTTCCTCGAGTTCCTGGCTGTGGACCCGCAGCCCGTCGAGTGGGGGCTCAAGCTCACGGCGGAGGAGCGGGCGCGGCAGCGCGAGTTCTTCGAGCGGCTGGGCGGCCGGGCGTGCGCCGTGGTAGTAGGCGCCAGCAAGCCGGAGAAGAACTGGGCGCCCGAGCGCTGCGCGCGGCTGCTCGAAGCGCTGGAATCCGACTACGGCTTCCGCTGCCTGCTGCTGGGCGGGCCGGCACCGGCGGAGCGCGCGGCCGCGCAGCAGATCCTCCAGGCGACGGGGGCCCAGCCCGTGGACGCGCTGGGCGACGACGTGCGCCGGCTGGTCTACCTCCTGGCGGGGAGCGAGCTGGTGATCAGCCCGGACACGGGGCCGCTGCACATCGCCCGGGCGCTCGATGTGCCGGTGCTGGGTCTGTACGGTTATACCAACCCCAAGCGGACCGGGCCGTACCGGAAATACCAGGACCTGGTGGTCGACGGTTATGCGCGCTACCCGGGCGAGGATTATCCGTGCAGCATGGAGTGGCGGCGGGGGGGGATGGGAAGGATCACCGTGGAAATGGTGCTGGAGAGGGTGGAGCGGGCACTCGGGAGGTACCTGCGAGTACACACGCCGGCGCGGGGACGCACGCCGGATTCCTGA